The Thalassotalea sediminis genome includes the window AGTAAAACAATTTCTTGTGCTTCTGTGAATGACAACGCTTCATTAGAGCAAGCAAATAACTTATTACAATAGGAACGTATATGTTTTCATTAGATGGTCAAGTCGCTTTGGTTACAGGCGCTAGTCGCGGTATCGGTAAAGCAATTGCTGAACAATTAAAAGCATTAGGGGCAACAGTTGTTGGTACTGCTACATCAGAGCATGGAGCAAATAATATCAGTGAGTATTTAGGTGCGGGTAGAGGATTAGTATTAAACGTAACAGATGATGATTCTATCAATAATATGTTTGAAACAATCAAACAGGAATTTGGTAGTGTTGATATTCTTGTTAATAATGCTGGCATAACACGTGATAACTTATTTATGCGCATGAAGGATGATGAGTGGAACGATATTATCGATACTAATTTGTCATCAGTATTTAAAATTAGTAAGGCAGTTATGCGTCCAATGATGAAAAAACGTTTTGGTCGTATTATTAACATTGGTTCAGTTGTCGGTACCATGGGGAACGCAGGACAAGTTAATTACGCAACAGCTAAAGCTGGCTTAATTGGTTTTACTAAGTCTCTTGCAAGAGAAGTTGCTTCACGTGGTATCACCGTTAATACTGTATCACCTGGTTTTATTGACACTGATATGACGCAGTCATTAACTGATGAGCAAAAAGAAGGTATTTTTTCACAGGTACCTGCAAACCGCCTAGGTAAACCAGAAGAGATTGCAAAATCTGTTGCTTTTTTAGCCTCAGATGCTGCTGGTTACATTACGGGTGAAACATTGCATGTCAACGGTGGCATGTATATGGTTTAATAACGGTTTATTAAGATATTGATAAAATTCAGTAAATAAGCATAATATTATAATGTCTAACAGGTTAGACCAGCAATAAAAGCAAAACGATAAGCTTGCAAGCTAGCCTGTAGGCGAATACACTACACGCAATTTTGAAAAATTGTATTTTCTACTAAAGGAAAAAAAATGAGTACTATCGAAGAACGCGTAAAAAAAATTACTGTTGAGCAATTAGGTGTAAGCGAAGATGAAGTAAAAGTTGAAGCTTCTTTCGTTGACGACTTAGGTGCTGATTCATTAGATACAGTAGAATTAGTAATGGCGTTAGAAGAAGAATTTGACACTGAGATCCCAGACGAAGAAGCAGAGAAAATTACCACTGTTCAAGCTGCGATCGATTACATCACTGCTAACCAGTAATATGTAATGTCTTCAGGCGGTTTAATACCGCCTGAGTTTTATATACGTTTCGCTGTCGTATTAAAATCAACAGCTAGCCCATCAACGATTCAATTCTATCGGAGGCAACTCTTCCCATGCGACGTGTTGTAGTAACCGGTTTTGGTATGCTTTCCCCATTAGGTAACGATGCTCAAACAACTTGGCAGCAGTTATTAGCGGGTAAAAGTGGCATAGATACCATAGAACATTTTGATACCAGTACCTTTCCTACTAAATTTGCCGGTTTAGTAAAAGGATTCGATGCCGAACAATACGGTATTACGAAAAAAGATGGCCGTAAAATGGATATTTTTATCCAGTACGGTTTAGCAGCTGGTATACAAGCCATGGAACATTCTGGATTAACGGTAACAGATAACAATGCACATCGCATTGGTGTCGCCGTTGGCTCTGGCATTGGTGGCTTAAGTCTTATTGAAGAAAATCATACAAAATATTTACAGGGTGGCGTTAGAAAACTTTCACCTTTTTTCTGTCCATCAACTATTTTAAATATGGCAGCAGGTAACCTATCAATTCGATTAGGATTGAAAGGTCCCAATATTTCCATTGTAACCGCATGTACATCTGGCGTTCATAATATTGGACATGCTGTGCGTATGATTGCTCACGGCGATGCTGATGCGATGATAGCGGGCGGTACAGAAAAAGCTTCAACAGAGCTTGGCATTGGTGGCTTTTGTGCAGCAAGAGCATTATCAACAAGAAATGATGACCCTCAGCGTGCAAGTAGGCCTTGGGATAAAGACCGTGATGGTTTTGTACTAAGTGATGGTGCAGGGATGGTTGTTGTTGAAGAATATGAGCATGCAAAAGCGCGCGGTGCAACTATGTATGCTGAAATCGTAGGTTTTGGCATGAGTGGCGATGCATATCATATGACGTCTCCTCCTGCAGATGGTGCAGGTGCTGCATTAGCAATGTCAAACGCTTTACGTGATGCAGGCGTAAACCCTGAGCAAATTGGTTATATCAACGCGCACGGCACGTCAACTCCTGCAGGTGATATTGCAGAAACGAATGCTGTTAAAGCAATTTTTGGTGAGTTTGCCTATAAAACGATGGTAGGTTCCACGAAATCAATGACTGGTCATCTTTTAGGTGCCGCAGGCGCAGTTGAGGCTATATTTACAGCGCAATCACTATTTGAGCAAAAAGTAGCACCTACTATAAATATTGAGAACTTGGATGAAGGTTGTGATCTTGATTATATTCGAGATACAGCTCGCGACGTTTCTTTAGAGTATGCGTTATGTAATTCATTCGGGTTTGGTGGTACTAATGGCTCGTTAGTATTAAAAAGAATCTAGAAAATTTCTTGAAACTCAATGAATAAGCCTGAATACTGTGTATTCAGGCTTTTTATTATCTCTACTTTGCATGTTGTATTGTTCGTTAAACGGTAAGAGTACCGAAGTTATTGAAATTAGTGATCGCGGGTTAGCATACGGTGATGGTGTATTTACAACAGCTAAAATCGTCAATGGCATAGTTACTGATCTTTCATTGCATTTAGCTCGTCTAAAGCATAGCTGTGAGGTGTTAACAATAACCGCAGTTGACTGGAACGCGTTAACGAGAGAACTTACCACACAAGCAGCGTCACTTTCTCTTGCTGTTGCTAAAGTGATAATTACAGCAGGGAGTGGCGGAAGAGGCTATTCTCGTATAGGTGCGAACAAGCCCAATGTAATTGTATCTCTGCATGATTTTCCAAAACACTACCTGCCTTGGCAAAAAAGTGGCATATCGTTAGGTAAGGCAAAAACGCAATTAGGTGTTAATCCACTTTTAGCGGGTATTAAACATTTAAATCGTCTTGAACAGGTATTAGTACGAAAGGAGCTAGATGAAAGTGACTGGCAAGACCTTATTGTTTGTGACATCTATGGCGTTGTTGTTGAAACCAGTTGCGCTAATATATTTTGGTTAAAAGATAAACGTATATTTACCCCAAAGTTAGACCGAGCAGGGGTAGCAGGCTTACTACGAAATAAAATTCTTGATCAATTCCCTGATATTGAAATAGTGCAAGTAGACTCCAGTGATTTAGAAAACACAGATGGAATGATTGTTTGTAATAGCGTTATGGGCTGCGTGCCGGTCAAAGAATATAATGGCAATGCATTGCCTCTCTCATTAGCTGTAGATTTTATTGGAAAGTTACCATGCAATTTATAAGGTTTACTGCACTTAGTACTATAAAGAAGTTGCTGATTATCGGCATTATTTCCGTGCTGGTTGTTTTTTTTACTTTAATTAGGGTTACTGAATATCAAGTAGAACAGCTTAATCGACTTGATAAACCACTAATGATTGAAATAGAACGTGGCACCAGTTTTAATCATTTTGCTCGTCAGCTTGAGATGCTTGGTATTGTTAAAGAGTCTTTTTGGCTCAAGGTTTATGTTAAATTTAACCCTGCGTTTGCTAATATCAAAGCAGGTAATTATCAGATAGAACAAGATCAACGTATTAAAGACATTTTGTTGATGATAACGCAAGGTCTAGAACATCAATATAAGATCACCTTTATAGAAGGATCTACGTTAAAACAGTGGTTGATGCTGCTAGCGCAACATCCAAATATTACTAAAACGCTCAACTATCAAAATAAGGCTACGCTTTATCAACAGGTCGCTAAAGCGTTATCGCTCGAAAATGTTCACCCAGAAGGGCTCTTTTTTCCTGAAACCTATGCATTTACACACAAAACACGCGATATTGATATATTGAAACGAGCGTATTCACAAATGCAGATGTATTTAGATAGTGCGTGGCAACAAAGATACGGTAATTTGCCATACAAAGATAAGTATGAGGCTTTGATCATGGCCTCTATTATTGAAAAGGAAAGCGGACAAGCTGCAGAGCACGAAATTATTTCCTCAGTTTTTGTTAATCGATTAGAGAAAAACATGCGTTTGCAAACTGACCCTACCATTATTTATGGGTTAGGAGAGCGATATAAAGGTGATATAAAACGTAAGCATATGAGGGAAAAAACAGCATATAACACTTATCGAATTAATGGATTACCGCCTACACCCATCGCGATGCCAGGAAAATCGGCATTAATGGCTGCAATGCAGCCAGCTCAAACAGATTACTTTTACTTCGTAAGTGATGGCAAAGGTAAACATATATTTTCACGTACGTTAAAAGAACATAATAAAGCTGTGGTAAAATATCAATTGCCATAACGAAAGCAATTGTAACGTTATTCATATTATAAAAATGTTGGCAGCCTAATTATCCATGTTCGCATTTATTCTGAACAAATCTACTTACCTATAGTTATACGAAAACAGTAGCTGTAACGCACTTTATCGCTGCTGTTTATGTGTAAAACCTATGAATACCCTAAGTGAATATTACAACTTGAAAACAATAATGAAATATTATGTGTCTTTCATATGTTTTCGTTTGGTTGATGTTTCGTGTTTTATTTGTTATTAATAAGTTAATGAAAGTTTAGTTTGTCTTTTAAATACGGAAATAACAATGAAAATGAAACATAATAAAACGGGAATGACGTTATTTGCTCTAACAGGCGTAATGGCTAGCATATTAATAGGATGTGGCAGTGGTGGTAGCGAAAAGAGCGAAACAGTTGTTGACACGGTACCTGAGTCAACAACTGAAACAACAGATACTCAAGAACCTCAGCCATTTTTATTTGAAAAGCAGTTTATTGTAACGGCGGCCAATGCAAATTTGTGTGTTGACGTGTCGCAAGATGGTACTGATGTGTTGCTAACAGATTGTCAAAATACAAATGAAAATCAATTATGGAGTTACAATAAAGAGACAAAAAAGTTGATTCAAAGTGAATCTGAAAAGTGTGTAACAAACCTTGATGGGTTATTAAAACTAGAGGCTTGTAAAGAAGCGTCGAACCAAAACTGGACATTTGAAGACAATATATTTTCGCAAGATGGACAATCGTTTGACGTAAATATGAGTGAACTTACACTTATTGTTTATGCGACGCACGGAGGCATCAATCAACAGTGGTTTGTACCTTCGGTTGCCGCAGAGTCTATTGATGATAATTATGTGAGTAAATTCCCTATACCACGATCAGATAAAAATGCGTATAACATGGAACAAACTATGGATATCATCAATAGGCGAACGCCAATAATAGAAGCGTTTCCTTTCCCGCGTGATGTCAGTAGTTTCCCTGGTGATGTTTCAGCATCTAAATCGCGCATCTCAAAACAAGTTACTTTCAATCGTTACTTTTACGAAGATACTTCCTCTGACACGATGAATCGTCAACATTGGATATCAACGGGTACATATGCTGCCGCTAATGAAATCATTGAGATTAATGTAAATGCGGAAAGAGATGTTGAAGAGTTGTATGCCATTATTAATGTGCATACCGATGCATTAGGGTTGAATTCAGCTAATGTTGTTGCTGACGATATGGTAAAACGCTTTCCAAGCGTTTCTACAAAAGTACGCTTGAACAATGGTAATAATAAAGTAAGAAGCCAATATGGTGGACAGGTCGTTATCGTGTCAAATTTAGCAGAAGATCTAGAGGTAACGATTAATATCGCTAACGTTGTTGAAACGGCTCATTTTAAGTTAGGTAGAGATAGTTACAATGACTGGCCTTTAATACGTGAAAAAAGTGCACCATGGGGGGTACTTGAAGGAAAACATGCAGTTTTAGATATGTCTAAAGAAGAGCTCAATAAGATAGATGATCCTGAGCGATTACTAAAAACATTTGATCAAACAGTTGAACTAGTGCGTGATTTAGCTGGTTTTGAGTATGATGCGACTGGTGTACATAAAATGCCTACATTAAAAGAACGCTTTGTGTCTGATGTACAAATTACCGCTGGATTTGCTCACGCAGGGTTTCCAATAATGACAAGCCCTGGTTGGAAATTATACTCACTCGATACTGCGCAAAATGATGGTTGGGGGAATTGGCATGAAACAGGTCACAATTATCAACAATTTTGCTTATGGAGTCGTCCTTTTGGTACTGAATCGACTGTTAATTTATTTTCGCTTTATGTGCAAGAGAAGGTTAATCAAACGTCTAGAATTCAAGCCGAAAATCGCTATACAAATGCAATCAATAAGTTAGATGACAACTTCACTTTTTCAGCGGATGCTGATGTCTGGGACCGGTTAGTATTTTTAATGCAAATAAAGCATGCATTGCCAAATATCGGCTGGGA containing:
- the fabG gene encoding 3-oxoacyl-ACP reductase FabG, which translates into the protein MFSLDGQVALVTGASRGIGKAIAEQLKALGATVVGTATSEHGANNISEYLGAGRGLVLNVTDDDSINNMFETIKQEFGSVDILVNNAGITRDNLFMRMKDDEWNDIIDTNLSSVFKISKAVMRPMMKKRFGRIINIGSVVGTMGNAGQVNYATAKAGLIGFTKSLAREVASRGITVNTVSPGFIDTDMTQSLTDEQKEGIFSQVPANRLGKPEEIAKSVAFLASDAAGYITGETLHVNGGMYMV
- the acpP gene encoding acyl carrier protein, with protein sequence MSTIEERVKKITVEQLGVSEDEVKVEASFVDDLGADSLDTVELVMALEEEFDTEIPDEEAEKITTVQAAIDYITANQ
- the fabF gene encoding beta-ketoacyl-ACP synthase II; protein product: MRRVVVTGFGMLSPLGNDAQTTWQQLLAGKSGIDTIEHFDTSTFPTKFAGLVKGFDAEQYGITKKDGRKMDIFIQYGLAAGIQAMEHSGLTVTDNNAHRIGVAVGSGIGGLSLIEENHTKYLQGGVRKLSPFFCPSTILNMAAGNLSIRLGLKGPNISIVTACTSGVHNIGHAVRMIAHGDADAMIAGGTEKASTELGIGGFCAARALSTRNDDPQRASRPWDKDRDGFVLSDGAGMVVVEEYEHAKARGATMYAEIVGFGMSGDAYHMTSPPADGAGAALAMSNALRDAGVNPEQIGYINAHGTSTPAGDIAETNAVKAIFGEFAYKTMVGSTKSMTGHLLGAAGAVEAIFTAQSLFEQKVAPTINIENLDEGCDLDYIRDTARDVSLEYALCNSFGFGGTNGSLVLKRI
- the pabC gene encoding aminodeoxychorismate lyase, yielding MYSGFLLSLLCMLYCSLNGKSTEVIEISDRGLAYGDGVFTTAKIVNGIVTDLSLHLARLKHSCEVLTITAVDWNALTRELTTQAASLSLAVAKVIITAGSGGRGYSRIGANKPNVIVSLHDFPKHYLPWQKSGISLGKAKTQLGVNPLLAGIKHLNRLEQVLVRKELDESDWQDLIVCDIYGVVVETSCANIFWLKDKRIFTPKLDRAGVAGLLRNKILDQFPDIEIVQVDSSDLENTDGMIVCNSVMGCVPVKEYNGNALPLSLAVDFIGKLPCNL
- the mltG gene encoding endolytic transglycosylase MltG — protein: MQFIRFTALSTIKKLLIIGIISVLVVFFTLIRVTEYQVEQLNRLDKPLMIEIERGTSFNHFARQLEMLGIVKESFWLKVYVKFNPAFANIKAGNYQIEQDQRIKDILLMITQGLEHQYKITFIEGSTLKQWLMLLAQHPNITKTLNYQNKATLYQQVAKALSLENVHPEGLFFPETYAFTHKTRDIDILKRAYSQMQMYLDSAWQQRYGNLPYKDKYEALIMASIIEKESGQAAEHEIISSVFVNRLEKNMRLQTDPTIIYGLGERYKGDIKRKHMREKTAYNTYRINGLPPTPIAMPGKSALMAAMQPAQTDYFYFVSDGKGKHIFSRTLKEHNKAVVKYQLP
- a CDS encoding M60 family metallopeptidase codes for the protein MKMKHNKTGMTLFALTGVMASILIGCGSGGSEKSETVVDTVPESTTETTDTQEPQPFLFEKQFIVTAANANLCVDVSQDGTDVLLTDCQNTNENQLWSYNKETKKLIQSESEKCVTNLDGLLKLEACKEASNQNWTFEDNIFSQDGQSFDVNMSELTLIVYATHGGINQQWFVPSVAAESIDDNYVSKFPIPRSDKNAYNMEQTMDIINRRTPIIEAFPFPRDVSSFPGDVSASKSRISKQVTFNRYFYEDTSSDTMNRQHWISTGTYAAANEIIEINVNAERDVEELYAIINVHTDALGLNSANVVADDMVKRFPSVSTKVRLNNGNNKVRSQYGGQVVIVSNLAEDLEVTINIANVVETAHFKLGRDSYNDWPLIREKSAPWGVLEGKHAVLDMSKEELNKIDDPERLLKTFDQTVELVRDLAGFEYDATGVHKMPTLKERFVSDVQITAGFAHAGFPIMTSPGWKLYSLDTAQNDGWGNWHETGHNYQQFCLWSRPFGTESTVNLFSLYVQEKVNQTSRIQAENRYTNAINKLDDNFTFSADADVWDRLVFLMQIKHALPNIGWDMFRQLNRRFREMDAEQQAEVCQSTQASFSTTFELLSDITGYDLTTHFKKWGVDVTNASYQNVANKGLPQPPVDISSVNPQ